In Sporosarcina sp. PTS2304, a genomic segment contains:
- a CDS encoding type 1 glutamine amidotransferase, translating to MRICILQHEKLVAPGFIEEWIISRNHEMQVIRVDRGDEYPSLEDFEMLIILGGQAGAYEENKYPWIIQEKNWIQSVIDSGKFIFGICLGAQLLADVYGKNVRKAEYKEIGWWPISFRQTCNSHALLEGLPNEISFFQFHQDTFDLPDEAVLQASNEAFENQAFTIGEGILGIQFHPEIDEKYLQRILDKFGDTFERSCYIQDKEEINFKQTCIQSKRYLFQILDNFETLLEKNSN from the coding sequence ATGAGAATTTGTATATTACAGCATGAGAAACTCGTTGCGCCAGGTTTCATAGAGGAATGGATTATCAGCCGTAATCATGAAATGCAGGTTATTCGTGTAGATCGTGGAGATGAGTATCCCTCATTAGAAGATTTTGAAATGCTTATTATTTTAGGCGGTCAGGCGGGGGCATACGAAGAAAATAAATATCCATGGATTATTCAAGAAAAAAATTGGATTCAAAGTGTAATAGACAGTGGAAAGTTTATATTTGGAATATGTTTAGGGGCCCAACTGCTTGCGGATGTCTATGGAAAGAACGTAAGAAAAGCAGAATATAAAGAAATAGGCTGGTGGCCAATTTCATTTAGACAGACTTGTAACTCCCACGCGTTATTAGAAGGTTTGCCAAACGAAATCTCTTTCTTTCAATTTCATCAAGATACATTTGACTTGCCCGATGAAGCAGTACTACAGGCAAGCAATGAAGCATTTGAAAATCAAGCATTTACAATAGGAGAAGGAATTCTAGGAATACAATTCCATCCTGAAATTGATGAGAAGTATTTACAACGAATACTTGATAAGTTTGGTGATACTTTTGAAAGATCATGTTATATCCAGGATAAGGAAGAAATAAATTTCAAGCAGACTTGTATACAAAGTAAAAGGTATCTTTTTCAGATCTTAGATAACTTCGAAACTTTATTAGAGAAGAATAGTAATTAA